A window of the Bos indicus x Bos taurus breed Angus x Brahman F1 hybrid chromosome X, Bos_hybrid_MaternalHap_v2.0, whole genome shotgun sequence genome harbors these coding sequences:
- the LOC113887743 gene encoding homeobox protein ESX1-like, producing MGVTEDRMQVWFNHRRAKWRKYQRALRFRDAPPLLPAHRVVSNRGGPCNTVLVQEPDWVWVPLEPIPLDVMPLPPVPPLMPPVPPLMPMLPLPPLFLPPLPWILPASIHSGCPHGLAWSPTTGGLSVAPFPLEWSP from the exons ATGGGAGTGACTGAAGATAGAATGCAG GTGTGGTTTAATCATAGAAGGGCCAAGTGGAGGAAATATCAGAGAgcactgaggttcagagatgcGCCGCCCCTGCTCCCGGCCCACCGTGTGGTCAGCAACAGGGGTGGACCCTGCAACACCGTCCTCGTTCAGGAGCCGGATTGGGTCTGGGTCCCTCTGGAGCCGATACCCCTGGACGTGATGCCCTTGCCGCCCGTGCCCCCCTTGATGCCACCCGTGCCACCCTTGATGCCCATGCTGCCCTTACCCCCTCTGTTTCTGCCTCCTCTGCCCTGGATTCTACCAGCCTCCATTCACTCCGGCTGCCCTCACGGCCTTGCCTGGTCCCCTACCACCGGTGGCCTTTCTGTAGCCCCGTTTCCTCTTGAATGGTCTCCATGA